In one Nocardia tengchongensis genomic region, the following are encoded:
- a CDS encoding AraC family transcriptional regulator: MVRSAVLSGYVELTLSLGVDPMLLLRSVGIGPAALTASDTWLPAAAVDQLLERTARETNCEEFGLRLAARRGLTNLGPVALVAREEPDIRSALQIVLRHISLHNEALRTRLTQTSSLTTIHVQSSPGASIGRQATELTIGATCAILREFLGRDWHPLSVCFTHAGPAQRDKAHQILGTTIEFAQSFNGIVCYTHDLDTANPLADPLLRPYAREYLRSLTPAGESSVEQARAIIETLLPTQQCSAATVADRLGIDRRTLHRHLARSGETFTTVLDTTRLDLAHRYLAHHDRSLSDIASELGFSELSAFSRWFRQHTGHSPSRIRG, from the coding sequence ATGGTCCGCAGTGCCGTCCTGAGCGGCTACGTCGAGCTCACGCTGTCGCTCGGTGTCGACCCGATGCTGCTGTTGCGGTCGGTCGGCATCGGCCCCGCCGCGCTCACCGCCAGCGATACCTGGCTGCCCGCCGCCGCTGTGGACCAGCTGCTGGAACGCACTGCGCGCGAGACGAACTGCGAGGAATTCGGGCTACGCCTGGCCGCGCGGCGCGGCCTGACCAACCTCGGGCCCGTCGCACTCGTCGCCCGCGAGGAACCCGATATCCGCAGCGCGCTGCAGATCGTGCTCCGCCACATCTCGCTGCACAACGAAGCGCTGCGCACCCGGCTCACCCAAACCAGCAGCCTGACCACCATCCACGTCCAGAGCTCGCCCGGGGCCTCGATCGGCCGGCAGGCCACCGAGCTCACCATCGGCGCCACCTGCGCCATCCTGCGCGAGTTCCTCGGCCGGGACTGGCATCCCCTATCGGTCTGCTTCACCCACGCCGGACCGGCACAGCGCGACAAGGCCCATCAGATCCTCGGTACCACAATCGAATTCGCGCAGAGTTTCAACGGCATCGTGTGCTACACCCACGACCTCGATACCGCCAACCCCCTCGCCGACCCCTTGCTGCGCCCCTACGCGCGCGAATACCTGCGGTCGCTGACCCCGGCCGGCGAATCCAGTGTCGAGCAGGCGCGCGCCATCATCGAAACCCTGCTGCCCACCCAGCAATGCTCGGCCGCCACCGTCGCCGACCGCCTCGGCATCGACCGCCGAACCCTGCATCGGCACCTGGCGCGCAGCGGAGAAACCTTCACCACCGTCCTCGACACCACTCGCCTCGACCTCGCGCACCGCTACCTCGCCCACCACGACCGCAGCCTCAGCGACATCGCCTCCGAACTCGGCTTCTCCGAACTCAGCGCCTTCTCACGATGGTTCCGCCAACACACCGGACACAGCCCCAGCCGGATCCGGGGGTAG
- a CDS encoding carboxymuconolactone decarboxylase family protein — protein sequence MRAQGAWNPLWDKLSDWDPEWTEQFVSMGTLPIRRGVLSPQFVELLSIAVDAACTHMYSPGVRRHIRAALELGVSREEILAVLELTSVLGIHACNIGVPVLAEELDAFERRRAEQR from the coding sequence ATGCGCGCCCAGGGTGCATGGAATCCGTTGTGGGACAAGTTGTCCGACTGGGACCCGGAGTGGACCGAGCAATTCGTGTCCATGGGCACCCTCCCGATCCGCCGGGGCGTGCTGTCCCCGCAGTTCGTGGAGTTGCTGAGCATCGCGGTCGACGCCGCGTGCACCCACATGTACTCGCCGGGCGTGCGCCGCCACATCCGTGCCGCCCTGGAGTTGGGCGTGTCCCGCGAGGAGATCCTCGCCGTCCTCGAACTGACCAGCGTGCTGGGCATCCACGCCTGCAACATCGGGGTCCCCGTGCTCGCCGAAGAACTCGACGCTTTTGAGCGTCGCCGCGCGGAGCAGCGGTGA
- a CDS encoding 3-keto-5-aminohexanoate cleavage protein, which yields MHYLDDSLLPENQEKLVIQVAPYGPEFLPGDSDDIPVTMDEQIQKAVDCYNAGAQVLHVHVREADGRGSKRFELFNEMLGRLREAVPEMILQVGGSISFAPPEGGDQAKWLDYDTRHMLAELDPKPDQVTIAINTSQMNVMELLTDDDIAGTSLQNPVLQKAYRDMVVEAGPEFYLEHLRRLTAAGIQPHFMLGSVHQLETVERLIRKGLYTGPLVLNYVAIGGGAAGLHPADLLEFIRRTPDGAVLTIETIMRNVTPMCTIAIALGQHVRVGIEDNLWGRKGERRTSVEQIEQMVRIADELGRGVASCKEARDIYLFDEVYSGTDDALAKIGFAPNRQPGQVGFLHHA from the coding sequence ATGCACTATCTCGACGATTCGCTGCTGCCGGAGAACCAGGAGAAACTGGTTATCCAGGTAGCGCCGTACGGCCCGGAATTCCTGCCCGGAGATTCCGACGACATTCCGGTGACGATGGACGAGCAGATCCAGAAGGCGGTGGACTGCTACAACGCGGGCGCGCAGGTGCTGCACGTCCACGTGCGTGAGGCCGACGGGCGCGGGTCGAAGCGGTTCGAGCTGTTCAACGAGATGCTGGGCCGCCTGCGCGAGGCGGTACCGGAGATGATTCTGCAGGTCGGCGGGTCGATTTCGTTCGCGCCGCCGGAGGGCGGCGACCAGGCGAAGTGGCTCGACTACGACACCCGCCACATGCTGGCCGAGCTGGATCCGAAACCGGATCAGGTCACCATTGCCATCAACACCAGCCAGATGAACGTCATGGAGTTGCTGACCGATGACGATATCGCGGGCACCTCGCTGCAGAATCCCGTGCTGCAGAAGGCGTATCGCGACATGGTCGTCGAGGCCGGCCCGGAGTTCTACCTCGAGCATCTGCGTCGGCTGACCGCGGCGGGCATCCAGCCGCATTTCATGCTCGGCTCGGTGCATCAGCTCGAGACGGTGGAGCGGTTGATCCGCAAGGGCCTCTACACCGGCCCGCTGGTGCTGAATTACGTGGCGATCGGCGGCGGCGCGGCAGGCCTGCATCCGGCGGACCTGCTCGAGTTCATTCGCCGGACTCCGGACGGCGCGGTGCTGACCATCGAAACGATCATGCGCAATGTCACCCCGATGTGCACGATCGCGATCGCGCTGGGCCAGCACGTGCGGGTCGGCATCGAGGACAACCTGTGGGGCCGCAAGGGCGAACGACGTACCTCGGTCGAGCAGATCGAGCAGATGGTCCGCATCGCCGACGAACTCGGCCGCGGGGTGGCCTCCTGCAAGGAGGCGCGCGACATCTACCTGTTCGACGAGGTCTACTCCGGCACCGACGACGCGCTGGCCAAGATCGGGTTCGCGCCCAACCGGCAGCCCGGCCAGGTCGGATTCCTGCACCACGCTTGA
- a CDS encoding MFS transporter, which produces MDISTTPTDLPATAAGPSRARSRIFPWVVFALTFGLMLSDYMSRQVLAAVFPLLKSQWALSDSQLGSLTSIVALMVGLLAFPLSLVADRWGRVRSMLIMATVWSLATLLCALATGYGQLLGARFLVGVGEAAYGSVGAAVMLSVFAPQLRASLSGALLAGGSFGSVLGVALGGVVAAQIGWRWTFALMAGLGLLLVGAFRILVTESALRRHAFAESPASAEAVATPIGDTVRAPLASLFSSLSVWCAYIGGGLQLFVGAVLMVWLPSFFNRSYSLPTDRAGLVAAGYVLLIGTGMVVCGIITDRVGRRHPIRQWSSALVYCTISLILLTVAFSLGAGSAQLTILALGAVTAAGSVGATSSMVASLTHASLRATAFATVTLANNVFGLALGPLVVGFLADRYGLAAALRLVPLTYLGAIAALAVGRYAYPAGLRRIARLDTGRPAA; this is translated from the coding sequence ATGGACATCTCCACCACCCCCACCGACTTGCCGGCGACGGCCGCCGGGCCATCGCGAGCCCGCTCACGGATCTTCCCGTGGGTCGTGTTCGCACTGACCTTCGGGCTGATGTTGTCGGACTATATGTCCCGCCAGGTGCTCGCGGCGGTGTTCCCGTTGCTGAAATCCCAATGGGCGCTGTCGGATTCGCAGCTGGGATCACTGACCAGCATCGTGGCCCTGATGGTGGGGCTGCTGGCGTTCCCGCTGTCGCTGGTGGCGGACCGGTGGGGACGCGTGCGCAGCATGCTGATCATGGCGACGGTCTGGAGTCTGGCCACCCTGCTGTGCGCGCTCGCCACCGGTTACGGACAGCTGCTGGGCGCGCGCTTCCTGGTCGGGGTCGGTGAAGCCGCCTACGGCAGTGTCGGCGCCGCAGTGATGCTGTCGGTGTTCGCCCCGCAGCTGCGCGCCTCTCTGAGCGGGGCGCTCCTGGCAGGCGGGTCGTTCGGATCGGTCCTGGGCGTCGCGCTGGGCGGTGTCGTCGCCGCCCAGATCGGCTGGCGCTGGACCTTCGCCCTGATGGCCGGTCTGGGGCTGCTGCTGGTCGGCGCATTCCGCATCCTGGTGACCGAATCCGCCTTGCGTCGACACGCTTTCGCCGAATCACCGGCGTCCGCGGAAGCGGTCGCCACACCGATCGGCGACACCGTGCGCGCACCGCTGGCGAGTTTGTTCTCGTCGCTGTCGGTGTGGTGCGCCTACATCGGTGGCGGCCTGCAACTGTTCGTCGGGGCGGTACTGATGGTCTGGCTGCCGAGTTTCTTCAACCGCTCCTACTCTTTGCCGACCGACCGCGCCGGCCTGGTGGCGGCCGGATATGTACTGCTCATCGGGACGGGAATGGTCGTGTGCGGCATCATCACCGACCGCGTCGGCCGCCGACACCCGATACGTCAATGGAGCAGCGCGCTGGTCTACTGCACGATCTCGCTGATCCTGCTCACCGTCGCATTCAGCCTCGGCGCCGGGTCCGCCCAGCTGACCATCCTGGCGCTGGGAGCGGTGACCGCGGCCGGATCAGTGGGCGCGACGAGTTCGATGGTGGCCAGCCTGACCCATGCCAGCCTGCGGGCGACCGCTTTCGCCACGGTCACCCTGGCCAACAACGTCTTCGGACTCGCGCTGGGTCCGCTGGTCGTGGGCTTCCTCGCCGACCGTTACGGGCTCGCCGCCGCCCTGCGCCTGGTGCCCCTGACCTACCTCGGCGCCATCGCCGCCCTGGCCGTGGGCCGATACGCATATCCGGCCGGACTGCGCCGGATCGCCCGATTGGATACGGGGCGCCCGGCCGCTTGA
- a CDS encoding peptidase, translating into MKYLPALATVLLAAGTVGPGAGFAAADPAPDPGQTRYSLVDGCYRIDTPAGPLAQATGPYRMHATTLGEYLLYGRNKEVLDASAGAIHPAQTPSVTAVWKVDGSGAGGFTLTNAATKTSTPATFVPDTGCADFPEAQDGATGTPGPSVGPDGSIIGTIDAHVHVSAYEFLGGDFHCGRPWHPYGVTYALPDCGSYRTGTNGLVADFLDYGGARQSDPAGWPSFRDWPKPSKLSTEGTYWTSIQRSWKAGLRVMTVDLVDNESLCMMMTDRRNPCTDMTSVRTQAADMRALQDYIDAQAGGPGRGFFRIVTDPAEARRVAASGKLAVVLGMELSDPMGCGVFLGQPKCGTADVDRWLTELRALGVSSFFPVHKFDNAFGGTKMDSNTTGLLVNAGNFVQTGTFWNVQPCTGPGHDNPQPSVPIAGDLNQLLGKVTGPLLGGVPLPLYPAGTQCNARGLTELGKYLINKMIDQGFLIEVDHMSEATADSVMSVIEQRHYPGVLSSHGWDSDRTLERVYAVGGFATPYAGGPAGFVASWQKARGMHRPGGDFGYGFGSDMNGLGPQGGPAGPGIVRYPFTSHDGAVTFDRERWGDRTFDLGTDGTATYGAYADWLEAVRVLGGPEIMTDVFHGAEVYLRLWSQVRP; encoded by the coding sequence GTGAAGTACCTCCCAGCCCTCGCCACCGTCCTGCTGGCCGCGGGGACGGTCGGGCCCGGCGCCGGATTCGCCGCCGCCGACCCGGCCCCCGATCCAGGCCAGACCCGCTATTCGCTGGTCGACGGCTGCTACCGAATCGACACTCCCGCAGGACCATTGGCGCAGGCCACCGGGCCGTACCGGATGCATGCGACCACACTCGGCGAATACCTGCTCTACGGCCGGAACAAGGAAGTCCTCGACGCCTCGGCGGGCGCGATCCACCCCGCGCAGACCCCGTCGGTCACCGCGGTCTGGAAGGTGGACGGTTCCGGCGCAGGCGGATTCACCCTCACCAACGCCGCGACCAAGACCAGCACGCCCGCCACCTTCGTCCCCGACACCGGCTGCGCCGACTTCCCCGAAGCACAGGACGGCGCCACCGGCACCCCGGGCCCGAGCGTCGGCCCGGACGGTTCGATCATCGGCACCATCGACGCGCACGTGCACGTCTCGGCCTACGAGTTCCTGGGCGGCGACTTCCATTGCGGCAGACCGTGGCATCCGTACGGCGTGACCTACGCGCTGCCCGACTGCGGGTCCTACCGCACCGGAACCAACGGCCTGGTCGCCGATTTCCTGGACTACGGCGGCGCCCGGCAGTCCGACCCGGCCGGCTGGCCGAGCTTCCGCGACTGGCCCAAACCGTCCAAGCTCAGCACCGAAGGCACCTATTGGACCAGCATTCAGCGCAGCTGGAAGGCGGGTCTGCGGGTGATGACCGTGGACCTGGTCGACAACGAGTCGCTGTGCATGATGATGACCGATCGCCGGAACCCGTGCACCGATATGACTTCGGTGCGCACCCAGGCGGCCGACATGCGCGCGCTGCAGGACTACATCGACGCGCAGGCCGGTGGACCGGGCCGGGGTTTCTTCCGGATCGTCACCGACCCCGCCGAGGCGCGGCGGGTCGCGGCGTCAGGCAAGCTCGCCGTCGTCCTCGGCATGGAACTGTCGGATCCCATGGGCTGCGGTGTGTTCCTCGGCCAGCCCAAGTGCGGCACCGCCGATGTCGACCGCTGGCTGACCGAGTTGCGTGCGCTCGGGGTGAGCAGCTTCTTCCCGGTCCACAAGTTCGACAATGCCTTCGGCGGCACCAAGATGGACTCCAACACCACGGGTCTGCTGGTGAACGCCGGTAACTTCGTACAGACCGGCACGTTCTGGAATGTGCAGCCGTGCACCGGCCCCGGCCACGACAACCCGCAGCCCTCGGTGCCGATCGCCGGTGACCTCAACCAACTCCTCGGCAAGGTCACCGGACCGCTGCTGGGCGGCGTGCCGCTCCCCCTGTACCCGGCCGGAACCCAGTGCAACGCGCGCGGATTGACCGAGCTGGGCAAGTACCTGATCAACAAGATGATCGACCAGGGCTTCCTCATCGAGGTCGATCACATGAGCGAGGCCACCGCGGACTCGGTCATGTCCGTCATCGAGCAGCGCCACTATCCCGGCGTGCTGTCCTCGCACGGCTGGGATTCCGACCGCACCCTCGAACGCGTCTATGCCGTGGGCGGTTTCGCCACCCCGTACGCGGGCGGCCCCGCCGGGTTCGTGGCCTCCTGGCAGAAGGCGCGCGGGATGCACCGCCCCGGCGGCGATTTCGGCTACGGCTTCGGCTCGGACATGAACGGCCTCGGCCCCCAGGGCGGACCCGCGGGACCGGGCATCGTGCGCTACCCCTTCACCTCCCACGACGGCGCGGTCACCTTCGACCGGGAGCGTTGGGGCGACCGCACTTTCGACCTCGGCACCGACGGCACCGCGACCTACGGCGCCTACGCCGACTGGCTCGAGGCGGTCCGGGTCCTCGGCGGCCCGGAGATCATGACCGATGTCTTCCACGGCGCGGAGGTCTATCTGCGGCTGTGGTCGCAGGTCAGGCCGTGA
- a CDS encoding M56 family metallopeptidase yields the protein MILIAALLVAAVAVAVGAPAALSRIDFAAAPSIGIAAWLGAFAATLGYVALALIALAWPGYPPGESFAGSALACLGTIEPIVVTWTAGFIAPVTAIGLTAPTGQLARIAIGHRGRGAALRRKHNELVEVLGRADAAHANLVWLEHPAPLAYSVAGRGGYVVVTDGLAQCLTDAQWQAVLAHEHAHLRARHHQILGVCQVFARAFPWIPVFAAAPAAMASLVELAADRAAGDPRALAAALRIVAARTTTTATALGLVDESLALRLECLCAPARSRAAARRRATLGVLATMLLAPAASIIAIGASAAVAYVLMI from the coding sequence GTGATCCTGATCGCGGCCCTGCTGGTGGCGGCCGTCGCAGTCGCGGTGGGCGCGCCGGCGGCGTTGTCGCGCATCGACTTCGCCGCCGCCCCGAGTATCGGGATCGCGGCCTGGCTGGGCGCGTTCGCGGCCACGCTCGGGTATGTAGCACTGGCGTTGATCGCACTGGCGTGGCCGGGCTATCCCCCGGGCGAGTCCTTCGCGGGCAGCGCGCTGGCCTGCCTGGGCACGATCGAACCGATCGTCGTCACGTGGACGGCGGGCTTCATCGCCCCGGTGACCGCGATCGGCCTGACCGCGCCGACGGGGCAGCTGGCCCGGATCGCCATCGGGCATCGGGGACGCGGAGCGGCCTTGCGCCGCAAGCACAACGAACTGGTCGAGGTGCTGGGCCGCGCCGATGCCGCGCACGCGAACCTGGTGTGGCTCGAGCACCCGGCGCCGCTGGCCTACAGCGTCGCGGGACGCGGCGGCTACGTGGTGGTCACCGATGGGCTGGCCCAATGCCTGACCGACGCGCAGTGGCAGGCGGTGCTCGCACACGAGCACGCGCATCTACGCGCCCGCCATCACCAGATCCTCGGTGTCTGCCAGGTTTTCGCGCGCGCGTTTCCCTGGATTCCGGTGTTCGCCGCCGCGCCGGCCGCGATGGCGTCGCTGGTGGAGCTCGCCGCCGACCGCGCGGCCGGCGACCCGCGCGCCCTGGCCGCGGCGCTGCGCATCGTCGCGGCCCGCACCACCACCACGGCCACGGCGCTGGGCCTGGTCGACGAGTCGCTGGCGTTGCGGCTGGAATGTCTGTGTGCCCCAGCGCGATCCCGGGCGGCCGCGCGCCGCCGGGCGACGCTCGGGGTGCTGGCGACGATGCTGCTCGCGCCCGCCGCCTCGATCATCGCGATCGGCGCGAGTGCCGCGGTCGCCTACGTGCTCATGATCTGA
- a CDS encoding BlaI/MecI/CopY family transcriptional regulator yields the protein MKGLGALESRVMTVLWDSADALSVHDVVERLSDDQRVPAYTTVLTVLTHLWEKKWVLREKVGRSYRYRPSRTRAEATTDLLREILDASPDAPAVLLHLARTASAHEIEALRQGISDERHRR from the coding sequence ATGAAAGGACTGGGCGCACTCGAGAGCCGGGTGATGACCGTGCTGTGGGACAGCGCCGACGCGCTGTCGGTGCACGACGTGGTCGAGCGGCTCAGCGACGACCAGCGGGTGCCCGCGTACACCACGGTGCTGACGGTCCTGACGCACCTGTGGGAGAAGAAGTGGGTGCTGCGCGAGAAGGTCGGGCGCTCCTACCGTTACCGGCCCAGCCGTACCCGCGCCGAGGCGACCACCGACCTGCTGCGCGAGATCCTCGACGCCAGTCCCGACGCGCCGGCCGTGCTGCTGCACCTGGCCCGTACCGCCAGCGCCCACGAGATCGAGGCGCTGCGGCAGGGCATTTCCGACGAGCGGCACCGCCGGTGA
- a CDS encoding family 1 glycosylhydrolase yields MGHRVLFSLVSVVLAAWCAVVIPGKAVADPGLPPVGGKFLWGVSSSGFQSEGFAPDSNWSRYAGSGRAESYLNSVDFLHRYGEDIQNAADLGVGVYRVSVEWARVQLNPGEWDFSFYDNMIARIRAAGMRPMITLDHWVFPGWALDRGGWRNPGMVEDWLTNARAVVDRYAGADPLWVTFNEPLAYVGKEQEIGDIGAGDVVPMIDRMVAAHRAIYDHIHARQGGALVTSNIAFTDVGADQADTSFIDRIADKVDYIGIDYYYGGSLNNPPNVLAQLTNQPSPLILEPDGIYYALRRYAHRFPGRPLYIVENGMPTYGGSATTDGMTRADNLRDTVYWVQRAKADGMNVIGYNYWSITDNYEWGSYAPRFGLYTVDVTTDSSLSRRPTPAVPAYRDIALSGGVPAGYLPTRAPALCSIQDLPSSCLFPVTAPGR; encoded by the coding sequence GTGGGACATCGTGTGCTGTTCTCGCTCGTGAGTGTCGTTCTGGCCGCATGGTGTGCGGTCGTCATACCCGGCAAGGCGGTCGCCGATCCGGGATTACCGCCGGTGGGCGGGAAATTCCTCTGGGGCGTATCCAGTTCGGGATTCCAGAGCGAAGGCTTTGCGCCGGACAGCAATTGGAGCCGGTATGCCGGATCCGGCCGGGCCGAGAGCTATCTGAACTCCGTCGATTTCCTGCATCGCTACGGTGAGGACATTCAGAATGCGGCCGACCTCGGCGTCGGCGTTTATCGCGTGAGCGTGGAATGGGCGCGCGTGCAGCTGAATCCGGGCGAGTGGGATTTCTCCTTCTACGACAATATGATTGCCCGCATTCGCGCCGCCGGGATGCGGCCGATGATCACCCTCGACCACTGGGTGTTCCCGGGGTGGGCCCTCGACCGCGGCGGCTGGCGCAATCCCGGCATGGTCGAGGACTGGCTGACCAATGCCCGTGCGGTGGTGGACCGCTACGCCGGCGCCGATCCACTGTGGGTCACGTTCAACGAGCCGCTCGCCTATGTGGGAAAAGAGCAGGAGATCGGTGACATCGGTGCCGGCGACGTGGTGCCGATGATCGACCGGATGGTCGCCGCGCACCGCGCGATCTACGACCACATCCACGCGCGGCAGGGCGGCGCACTGGTCACCAGCAATATCGCCTTCACCGACGTCGGCGCGGATCAGGCCGACACCTCGTTCATCGACCGGATCGCGGACAAGGTCGATTACATCGGCATCGACTACTACTACGGCGGATCGCTCAACAATCCACCGAATGTGCTCGCGCAGCTCACCAATCAGCCGTCGCCGCTGATCCTGGAACCCGACGGCATCTATTACGCGCTGCGCCGATACGCCCACCGATTCCCCGGCCGCCCCCTCTACATCGTCGAGAACGGCATGCCCACCTACGGCGGCTCGGCCACCACCGACGGCATGACCCGCGCCGACAATCTGCGCGACACCGTCTACTGGGTGCAGCGCGCGAAAGCCGACGGCATGAACGTCATCGGCTACAACTACTGGAGCATCACCGACAACTACGAATGGGGCAGCTACGCACCCCGTTTCGGCCTCTACACCGTCGACGTCACCACCGACTCCAGCCTGTCCCGCCGCCCCACACCCGCTGTTCCGGCCTACCGCGACATCGCCCTGTCGGGCGGCGTCCCCGCCGGTTACCTGCCGACTCGCGCCCCGGCCCTGTGCTCCATCCAGGACCTGCCCTCGAGCTGCCTGTTCCCGGTCACTGCCCCGGGTCGCTGA
- a CDS encoding nitroreductase/quinone reductase family protein, giving the protein MANRRDIQHAVVTEFQRRVGNPILGRLPIQTLLETTGRVSGQPRITPIGGRRTGNSFWLVSEFGTRSQYVRNIEADNRVRLRLRGRWLTGTAHLMPDDDPIARLRSLPRANSTAVRIVGTDLLSIRIDLD; this is encoded by the coding sequence ATGGCGAACCGGCGCGACATCCAACACGCAGTGGTGACCGAATTCCAACGCCGGGTGGGCAATCCGATCCTCGGCCGCCTGCCTATCCAGACCCTGCTGGAAACCACCGGCCGGGTCAGCGGCCAACCCCGCATCACCCCCATCGGCGGCCGCCGCACCGGGAACTCCTTCTGGTTGGTCTCCGAATTCGGCACCCGCTCCCAATACGTCCGAAACATCGAGGCCGACAACCGAGTTCGGCTGCGCCTGCGCGGCCGCTGGCTCACCGGCACCGCACACCTCATGCCCGACGACGACCCGATCGCCCGCCTCCGTTCCCTCCCCCGAGCCAACAGCACCGCCGTCCGAATCGTCGGCACCGACCTCCTGTCCATCCGCATCGACCTGGATTGA
- a CDS encoding oxygenase MpaB family protein, which produces MDAHRLSRRDALRTGTGLLGVAGAMALTARTARAEPWKWSPADSVVGVGGGADPMTIYDPDADSVLADAIQHADVPQINRLLATWVYNDQALPAGLPKGLADFIEDARRLPSWADQGRLASSFEFTKKRGTYLGVLYAFASGMMSTVIPHEARAVYYSRGGSHLKERIAKTAKFGYDIGAVNAYGDGGEMIVTCVKTRIIHASVRHLLPQSPHWPADVTPISQDDLMVTWHSLATTIMRTLTAWKLPIPAAESDGYLHSWQLAAHLLGIRDEYIPSTWDQANAQAAQQLDPILAPTAEGHDLADQLLNLGADLDLTLLSRGILGAFTRFIMGDKVADWLTIPREPVWSPLLEVAWGPYVAVREGVLAVAPVVDAPYWMFDEFLRQFVLWYMSELRMPLSIEIPLTNR; this is translated from the coding sequence ATGGATGCACACCGTCTGAGCAGACGCGACGCATTGAGAACAGGTACCGGCTTGCTGGGCGTCGCCGGTGCGATGGCACTGACCGCGCGCACCGCCCGCGCCGAACCGTGGAAGTGGTCGCCGGCGGATTCGGTGGTCGGGGTCGGCGGCGGCGCCGACCCGATGACCATCTACGACCCCGACGCCGACTCCGTACTGGCCGACGCCATCCAGCACGCCGACGTACCGCAGATCAACCGGCTGCTGGCGACCTGGGTCTACAACGACCAGGCTCTGCCCGCCGGCCTGCCGAAAGGGTTGGCGGACTTCATCGAAGACGCGCGCCGGCTGCCGTCGTGGGCCGACCAGGGCAGGCTGGCCAGTTCCTTCGAATTCACCAAGAAGCGCGGCACCTACCTGGGCGTGCTCTACGCCTTCGCCAGCGGCATGATGTCCACGGTCATCCCGCACGAGGCGCGCGCGGTGTACTACTCGCGCGGCGGCTCACATCTGAAGGAACGCATCGCCAAGACCGCGAAGTTCGGCTACGACATCGGCGCGGTCAACGCCTACGGCGACGGCGGCGAAATGATCGTCACCTGCGTCAAGACCCGGATCATCCACGCCTCCGTGCGGCATCTGCTGCCGCAGTCGCCGCACTGGCCCGCGGACGTCACCCCGATCAGCCAGGACGACCTGATGGTCACCTGGCACAGCCTGGCCACCACCATCATGCGCACCCTCACCGCGTGGAAGCTTCCCATCCCGGCCGCGGAATCCGATGGCTACCTGCACAGTTGGCAGTTGGCCGCGCACCTGCTCGGCATCCGCGACGAGTACATCCCCTCGACCTGGGATCAGGCCAACGCCCAAGCGGCACAGCAACTCGACCCGATCCTGGCCCCCACCGCGGAGGGCCACGACCTGGCCGATCAGCTGCTCAACCTGGGCGCGGACCTCGACCTGACCCTGTTGAGCCGCGGCATCCTGGGCGCGTTCACCCGATTCATCATGGGAGACAAGGTCGCCGACTGGCTCACCATCCCCCGGGAACCGGTCTGGAGCCCGCTGCTCGAGGTCGCATGGGGGCCGTACGTGGCGGTCCGGGAGGGCGTGCTGGCGGTGGCGCCGGTGGTCGACGCCCCCTACTGGATGTTCGACGAGTTCCTGCGGCAGTTCGTGCTCTGGTACATGTCCGAGCTGCGGATGCCGTTGAGCATCGAAATCCCGCTCACCAACCGCTGA
- a CDS encoding TetR/AcrR family transcriptional regulator, whose protein sequence is MKRDQEDAVEPAPRAKELPLGPSLIERAYLQAVEQADDDDGMRTRILDAADEQFRRWGVQRSTMEDVARTAGVSRITVYRRFSTKEELVERVILREFRRYFDTFLVDIASAADVGERVVVGFVSSLRALRGNPLIGALITAEPDYFVSSLVGDGGRAVAMVREFVARQLGQEQRAGTISSELRVELVAELMVRICASFLAIPSQVVDLDDDEQLAAIARQFLLPMLDPPGTGRTGPDV, encoded by the coding sequence GTGAAACGCGATCAGGAGGACGCCGTGGAACCCGCGCCGCGCGCGAAGGAGCTCCCGCTCGGCCCATCGCTGATCGAACGCGCCTACCTGCAGGCCGTCGAACAGGCCGATGACGACGACGGCATGCGGACCCGCATCCTCGACGCGGCCGACGAACAATTCCGCCGCTGGGGTGTGCAGCGTTCGACGATGGAGGACGTCGCCCGCACCGCGGGCGTCTCCCGGATCACCGTCTACCGGCGCTTCAGTACCAAGGAAGAGCTCGTCGAACGGGTCATCCTGCGGGAATTCCGCCGGTACTTCGATACTTTCCTGGTCGATATCGCCTCAGCCGCCGATGTGGGGGAGCGCGTCGTCGTCGGATTCGTGAGTTCGCTGCGCGCCTTGCGGGGCAACCCGCTGATCGGCGCGTTGATCACCGCCGAACCGGACTACTTCGTGAGTTCGCTGGTGGGAGACGGCGGGCGGGCGGTCGCCATGGTCCGCGAATTCGTCGCCCGGCAACTGGGTCAGGAGCAGCGCGCGGGCACCATCTCCTCGGAGCTGCGGGTCGAGCTGGTCGCCGAGCTGATGGTCCGAATCTGCGCGTCCTTCCTGGCGATTCCGAGCCAGGTCGTCGACCTCGACGACGACGAACAGCTCGCCGCGATCGCCCGCCAGTTCCTGCTGCCCATGCTCGACCCGCCGGGCACCGGGCGCACCGGCCCGGATGTCTGA